In the Desulfurispira natronophila genome, GACAGCACTTGATAAAATACTACCAATAGAACAACTTATTATTTGCAAACGTGACGACAGCGCATATAATTAGTTTTGTTAGTATAATAAACTGTGAGGAAATCCCCATGAATATTGACTTTGATGATATATCAACAAAGTTCAAGTGTCTATCTGATCCAACACGATTACGTATTCTGCACATGCTCATGGAGAATGAATACTGTGTTGGTGACATAGCTCGCACAATCGGTACGACTCAAGCCAATATATCTAAGCATCTTTCACTGCTGCGCCAGGCAGGAATGGTAAACCACCGTAAAGATGGCATGCAAGTTATATACTCTCTAAGCGGTGACCGAGTACAACAGCTTTGCAAGATCATGTGCAACGACTGATTTTTGTATTATATGGTCATACTGGAATAGTTTAAGCACAGTCTCATTCCATTGCGAATGCACATTTTCTGAGTAGTGCAAGAAGCACCTAATTATATGTTTAGGGCTTAAAGGTAGCTATGGTTTTTAATATAACACGCCAACAAACAACAAAGGGTGTATGGGCCTTGAGTATTGTCCTGCTGGCTGTTGTGGTAACGGTGGCCAGCTGGCACAGTGGTGGACTGCAGCGCCTGGAGTGGTTTACCTACGATGCGCGCATGCAGCAGATTCGCGGGGAAACCCAGACGCATCCGGACATAGCCGTAATTCTTATTGACGAAGCAACCCTGCAGGCAATGAATCCGGTTATCGGTCGCTGGCCCTGGCCCAGAGCAATTTACAGCGATCTGCTCGATTTTCTCTCCCTGGGTGAGCCCAGGGCGGTGGTTTTCGATATTCTCTTCAGCGAATATCAACGCAGCATGGACGAAGATGAAATGGGCGAAGATGATGAGATATTTGCCTGGGCGACCATGCAGCAAGGTAACGTGATCCATGCCTTTCAGATCCTGCAGGAAGAGGATGATGAAATACCGGCTCAGGTTCAACAGAGTCGTATGCCGCAGGAGTTTGCCAATCGCTTTGCCCTGCCGCTAAAAGGTGATCTCCCACCCCTGCGAAACCACACAATTTTGCCATTCACGGAGCTCTACCAGGGAGCTTTAGGGGCCGGAGTCGTCAATATGCAGGCCGATGCTGACGGTATTTTTCGCCGCGTGCCACTGGCTTTTAACTTTGACGGTGAGATTTACCCCGCCCTTTCTCTGGCACCTTTGATTTACACCGAAGAGCGACAAATCGTACGCAGCCAGGATGGATACCACTTCAATGGCCGCAATATCCCCTTTGACCGCCGCGAGACATTTCTGCCCAACTACTACGGCGAGTTCAATGCCTACTCTATGGGGGGCATTTTCTCATCCCTGCAGGCGATCATACGCGGAGATATGGCGAGTGTCATAGTTGACCCAGCCGAATTTCACGACAAGATCGTCTTTATCGGCGCCAGCGCCATTGGTCTTCAGGACGTCAAGACCACGCCCCTGTCCCCCAATACTCCCGGCGTTTATATTCACGCTTCGGTAGCTTCAAATATCCTCATGGATGATTATCTGCAGCCGGTTGCCTATAACTTTACCTATATTGCCATAGGCCTGTTGGCTCTGGTTTCCCTGG is a window encoding:
- a CDS encoding ArsR/SmtB family transcription factor, with the translated sequence MNIDFDDISTKFKCLSDPTRLRILHMLMENEYCVGDIARTIGTTQANISKHLSLLRQAGMVNHRKDGMQVIYSLSGDRVQQLCKIMCND